One part of the Solea solea chromosome 1, fSolSol10.1, whole genome shotgun sequence genome encodes these proteins:
- the LOC131468344 gene encoding cAMP-responsive element modulator-like isoform X2 gives MTIPNQQVPQPPPGGHFQPLPGQAWNWLPPTPQSTLNVPVYIGDTRVGPQMNAPGGDFTAYQLQKPSSSLPQGVAGNAIAHSSKKSTVDDVQRREFRLMKNRMAARECRRKKREHLKYLEDRLAVLENQNKTLIEELRVLKDMCQQKAE, from the exons ATGACTATACCCAACCAACAAGTACCACAGCCTCCACCAG GTGGTCATTTTCAGCCCCTGCCTGGGCAGGCATGGAACTGGTTGCCGCCAACACCGCAGTCAACACTAAACGTCCCTGTTTACATTGGAGACACGAGGGTCGGTCCACAAATGAATG CTCCTGGAGGGGACTTCACTGCCTACCAGCTGCAAAAACCCAGCTCCAGTCTTCCACAGGGGGTGGCTGGTAATGCCATCGCACATAGCTCCAAGAAATCCACAGTGGATGATGTACAAAGGAGAGAATTTCGCTTGATGAAGAACAG gATGGCCGCCCGGGAGTGTCGACGGAAAAAGAGAGAACATCTCAAATACCTGGAAGATCGTTTGGCGGTGCtagaaaatcaaaacaagactCTGATTGAGGAGCTCAGAGTCTTAAAAGACATGTGTCAGCAAAAAGCGGAATAA
- the LOC131468344 gene encoding cAMP-responsive element modulator-like isoform X1: protein MNQPKPEGQRQSVITAPVDQQSHSRQFGLQQFVPEGAGVYMTIPNQQVPQPPPGGHFQPLPGQAWNWLPPTPQSTLNVPVYIGDTRVGPQMNAPGGDFTAYQLQKPSSSLPQGVAGNAIAHSSKKSTVDDVQRREFRLMKNRMAARECRRKKREHLKYLEDRLAVLENQNKTLIEELRVLKDMCQQKAE from the exons ATGAACCAGCCAAAGCCAGAGGGGCAACGTCAGTCCGTAATTACTGCACCTGTTGATCAGCAAAGCCACAGTAGGCAAT TTGGGCTCCAACAGTTTGTCCCTGAGGGAGCTGGGGTATATATGACTATACCCAACCAACAAGTACCACAGCCTCCACCAG GTGGTCATTTTCAGCCCCTGCCTGGGCAGGCATGGAACTGGTTGCCGCCAACACCGCAGTCAACACTAAACGTCCCTGTTTACATTGGAGACACGAGGGTCGGTCCACAAATGAATG CTCCTGGAGGGGACTTCACTGCCTACCAGCTGCAAAAACCCAGCTCCAGTCTTCCACAGGGGGTGGCTGGTAATGCCATCGCACATAGCTCCAAGAAATCCACAGTGGATGATGTACAAAGGAGAGAATTTCGCTTGATGAAGAACAG gATGGCCGCCCGGGAGTGTCGACGGAAAAAGAGAGAACATCTCAAATACCTGGAAGATCGTTTGGCGGTGCtagaaaatcaaaacaagactCTGATTGAGGAGCTCAGAGTCTTAAAAGACATGTGTCAGCAAAAAGCGGAATAA
- the LOC131468344 gene encoding cAMP-responsive element modulator-like isoform X3, producing the protein MAVTGDETEAAPGGDFTAYQLQKPSSSLPQGVAGNAIAHSSKKSTVDDVQRREFRLMKNRMAARECRRKKREHLKYLEDRLAVLENQNKTLIEELRVLKDMCQQKAE; encoded by the exons ATGGCTGTAACTGGGGATGAGACAGAAGCAG CTCCTGGAGGGGACTTCACTGCCTACCAGCTGCAAAAACCCAGCTCCAGTCTTCCACAGGGGGTGGCTGGTAATGCCATCGCACATAGCTCCAAGAAATCCACAGTGGATGATGTACAAAGGAGAGAATTTCGCTTGATGAAGAACAG gATGGCCGCCCGGGAGTGTCGACGGAAAAAGAGAGAACATCTCAAATACCTGGAAGATCGTTTGGCGGTGCtagaaaatcaaaacaagactCTGATTGAGGAGCTCAGAGTCTTAAAAGACATGTGTCAGCAAAAAGCGGAATAA
- the LOC131468747 gene encoding cyclic AMP response element-binding protein B-like has product MSAGIGSSSPATLIWRSQMKEKFLLKDKHHSSLGCWLWQQLSQRGDSEPLGKRCGKHSMAVTGDETETAPEDDQRQNPSSSIPHGVGDNNVSHYSIALSELRKRKVCSIKKRIFAQTCQRIKKEYVKKLEERVAILRHQNRILTKELRALRKKQKDAKNNTMATLKCDNKMARNGWNMDLETSF; this is encoded by the exons atgtcagcagggattggctccagctcccctgcgaccctcatatggagaaGTCAG ATGAAAGAAAAATTCCTCCTCAAAGACAAACATCATAGCTCACTTGGTTGTTGGCTGTGGCAACAACTCAGTCAGAGAGGAGACTCTGAACCGCTTGGAAAACGCTGTGGTAAACACAGTATGGCTGTAACTGGGGATGAGACAGAAACAG CTCCTGAAGATGACCAGCGACAAAATCCCAGCTCCAGTATTCCACATGGGGTGGGCGACAATAACGTCTCTCACTACTCAATAGCCTTATCAGAACTACGAAAGAGAAAAGTTTGCTCGATAAAGAAAAG GATTTTTGCCCAGACATGTCAACGAATAAAGAAGGAATATGTGAAAAAGTTGGAAGAACGCGTGGCCATATTAAGACATCAAAACAGGATTCTCACTAAGGAGCTCAGAGCCTtgagaaaaaagcaaaaagatgCGAAAAATAACACAATGGCTACATTAAAGTGTGACAACAAGATGGCAAGGAATGGTTGGAATATGGACCTAGAGACATCCTTTTAG